The following coding sequences lie in one Stigmatopora nigra isolate UIUO_SnigA chromosome 4, RoL_Snig_1.1, whole genome shotgun sequence genomic window:
- the LOC144195003 gene encoding disabled homolog 2-interacting protein-like, with translation MDQSVIIKAVHSSLLGQDYCFEVTASTGTKCFSCRSAAERDKWMENLRRAVQPNKDNSRRVDNLLTLWVIEAKDLPPKKRYFCEVCLDDSLYARTSCKSKTDNVFWGERLDFGGLPSVDAVTLHVYKETDRKRKKDKSSYVGLVNIPVAAVTGRQLIEKWYALSTPSAVRGKSGVPTVRVKARYQSVVILPMEQYKEFAEFISANYLLLCNTLEASIGLRAKEEVAKALVHILHSTGKAKDFLTDLMMSEVDRYRDNDQLIFRENTLATKSIEEYLKLIGQKYLQDALGEFVRALYESDENCEVDASRCSNSELAEHQANLRMCCELAFCKILDSYRVFPRELKEVFASWRQECARRGRADISERLISASLFLRFLCPAVMSPSLFQLTQVYPDQRTARTLTLIAKVIQTLANFSKFGSKEEYMLFMNDFVERQWSSMQRFLQEISNPEGLNHSAAGFDGYVDLGRELSCLHASLAELDQSCLSKLNPLPRILRDVSAALVNPGGGAHPGKGASPERRRLVSPPPLSPPLSPPLAACNPSLGQQRGAGPDGGPLDFTRLPSPTPENKDLYFVTKGSGLRPASDSRGSPAPSSSYSEPNDEAAFGRAGRELSAEGRSLSLVDLQDGDAPDDGHWGGPGLLPLSFQNPVYQMSSRRRAEAPPPEGGDSAAPKPAFLTQMQVGVPGGGERGERLSGLSGSSSGDEQNRRTLSENAPATSVVGAVPPRQNSSGPQRRIDQPPPPPPPPPGSSAPPRGRTPPGALPPRPASGSVMSSSPDWASGGNGGGGNGNGGGHSRLRQASSSSKGDSPEKVRSGNKAASPCALDRTAAWLLNMNSASAYGETDDDRHDDALAEKYRQDIALLQEKLRVAALRQEECESRLLVQDQQNQRLLQEYQARLEDTESRLRRLQDDKDLQMNSIISRLMAVEEELKKDHSDMQAVVDSKQKIIETQEKRLAHLDATNGRLMAALAQLKERYGVPQQRNGLSPSNTSTLQITENGEFRNSGNC, from the exons ATGGACCAATCGGTGATCATCAAAGCCGTCCACTCCTCGCTTTTGGGGCAGGACTACTGCTTCGAG GTGACGGCTTCCACCGGGACCAAGTGCTTCTCGTGTCGCTCGGCGGCCGAGCGCGACAAGTGGATGGAGAATCTGCGGCGAGCCGTGCAGCCCAACAAGGACAACAGCCGACGCGTGGACAACCTCCTCACGCTCTGGGTCATCGAGGCCAAGGACCTGCCGCCCAAAAAAAG GTACTTTTGCGAAGTGTGCCTGGACGACAGCTTGTACGCCCGCACGTCCTGCAAGAGCAAGACGGACAACGTCTTCTGGGGCGAACGCTTGGACTTTGGCGGACTGCCCAGCGTGGATGCCGTCACGCTGCACGTCTACAAAGAGACGGACCGCAAGCGCAAGAAGGACAAGAGCAGCTACGTGGGGCTGGTCAACATTCCCGTGGCCGCCGTCACGGGAAGACAGCTGATCGAGAAGTGGTACGCGCTCAGCACGCCCAGCGCCGTCCGAG GGAAGTCCGGCGTGCCCACGGTCCGCGTGAAGGCGCGCTACCAGAGCGTGGTGATCCTCCCCATGGAGCAGTACAAAGAGTTTGCCGAGTTCATCAGCGCCAACTACCTCCTGCTCTGCAACACCTTGGAGGCCTCCATCGGCCTGAGGGCCAAAGAGGAAGTGGCCAAGGCGCTGGTCCACATCCTGCACAGCACCGGGAAAGCTAAG GACTTCCTCACCGACTTGATGATGTCGGAGGTGGACCGCTACCGGGACAACGATCAGCTGATTTTTCGAGAGAACACGCTGGCCACCAAGAGCATCGAGGAGTACTTGAAGCTGATCGGACAGAAGTACCTGCAGGACGCCTTGG GAGAGTTCGTCCGAGCTCTGTACGAGTCGGACGAGAACTGCGAGGTGGACGCGTCTCGCTGTTCCAACTCGGAGCTGGCCGAGCATCAGGCCAACCTGAGGATGTGCTGCGAACTGGCCTTCTGCAAGATCCTCGACTCCTACAG GGTGTTTCCTCGGGAGCTGAAGGAGGTTTTCGCCTCGTGGCGTCAGGAGTGCGCGCGGCGCGGCCGAGCGGACATCAGCGAGCGGCTGATCAGCGCCTCGCTCTTCTTGCGCTTCCTGTGCCCGGCCGTCATGTCGCCGTCGCTCTTCCAGCTGACCCAGGTCTACCCGGACCAGCGCACCGCCCGCACCTTGACACTGATCGCCAAAGTCATCCAGACGCTGGCCAACTTTAGCAA GTTCGGCAGCAAAGAGGAGTACATGCTCTTCATGAACGACTTTGTGGAGCGGCAGTGGAGCAGCATGCAGCGATTCCTGCAGGAGATCTCCAACCCCGAGGGACTCAACCACAGCGCCGCCGGCTTTGACGGCTACGTGGACCTGGGACGGGAGCTCTCCTGCCTGCACGCCTCGCTGGCCGAGTTGGATCAG TCGTGCTTGTCCAAGCTGAATCCGCTTCCCCGGATCTTGAGGGACGTGTCGGCGGCCCTGGTTAACCCCGGGGGCGGGGCTCATCCCGGAAAAGGCGCCTCGCCCGAGCGCCGGCGCTTGGTGTCTCCGCCTCCTTTGTCCCCGCCCCTTTCTCCACCTCTGGCCGCCTGCAATCCCTCCCTGGGCCAGCAGCGCGGTGCAGGACCGGACGGCGG CCCGTTGGACTTTACCCGACTTCCGTCGCCGACCCCCGAAAACAAAGATTTGTACTTTGTCACGAAAGGTTCTGGCCTGCGGCCGGCGTCGG ACTCGCGCGGCTCCCCGGCACCCAGCTCGTCCTACTCGGAGCCCAACGACGAGGCGGCCTTCGGGAGGGCGGGGCGGGAGCTGAGCGCCGAGGGGCGGAGCCTGTCCCTGGTGGACCTGCAGGACGGCGACGCCCCGGACGACGGACACTGGGGGGGGCCGGGGCTCTTGCCGCTGTCCTTCCAGAATCCCGTCTATCAGATGTCGTCGCGTCGGCGGGCCGAGGCCCCGCCCCCGGAGGGCGGAGATTCGGCCGCGCCCAAGCCCGCCTTCCTGACGCAGATGCAAGTGGGCGTGCCGGGTGGCGGGGAGCGGGGCGAGCGCCTGTCGGGGCTGTCCGGCAGCAGCAGCGGAGACGAGCAAAACCGGAGAACGCTGTCGGAAAACGCCCCGG CCACTTCAGTGGTCGGCGCCGTCCCTCCTCGCCAGAACTCTTCGGGCCCCCAGCGGCGCATCGAccaaccgccgccgccgcccccgccgcctccGGGTTCCTCGGCGCCCCCGCGGGGCCGCACGCCGCCCGGGGCGCTTCCACCTCGCCCGGCCTCCGGGAGCGTGATGTCGTCCAGTCCCGATTGGGCGAGCGGTGGCAATGGCGGCGGTGGCAATGGCAATGGCGGGGGGCACTCGCGTCTCCGCCAGGCCTCGTCTTCATCCAAAGGCGACAGTCCGGAAAAAGTGCGCTCCGGCAACAAA GCGGCGTCTCCGTGCGCGCTGGACCGCACCGCCGCCTGGCTCCTCAACATGAACTCGGCCAGCGCCTACGGCGAGACGGACGACGATCGCCACGACGACGCCCTGGCGGAAAAG TACCGGCAGGACATCGCCCTGCTGCAGGAGAAGCTCCGCGTGGCGGCGCTGCGCCAGGAGGAGTGCGAGTCCCGCCTCCTGGTTCAGGACCAGCAGAACCAGCGCCTCCTGCAGGAGTACCAG GCTCGGCTGGAGGACACGGAGAGTCGCCTGAGGAGGCTTCAGGATGACAAAGATCTCCAGATGAACAGCATCATCAGCAG GTTGATggcggtggaggaggagctgaAGAAAGATCACTCGGACATGCAGGCCGTGGTGGATTCCAAGCAAAAGATCATCGAGACTCAG GAGAAGAGGCTGGCCCACCTGGACGCCACCAACGGTCGCCTGATGGCGGCGCTTGCCCAACTCAAGGAGCGCTACGGGGTGCCGCAGCAGAGGAACGGCCTGTCGCCTAGCAACACGTCCACCTTGCAGATCACGGAAAACGGCGAGTTCCGCAATTCGGGCAACTGTTGA